The proteins below come from a single Nitrospirota bacterium genomic window:
- a CDS encoding pilus assembly PilX N-terminal domain-containing protein: MEKRHLINMIKGNQSGMALVIALVILLALTVLGIGAITSSSLDILISSNERMSFEALQIAEAGSDRILSDLLRDFSSDTDPNKWANGNFVTLINGPITLNPDTYYNFSLIINDVIADSAWITNGVDPYGGIKPLGDKAGYNVRILRDASKPDEVYALIRAWRERATANLNLVGGVLRADKKILLYLKAENISIWENSIFSGGGQGGKVITGNVKVIGSVHILGTGQAGQVLALSGDTIIGNNYEAAGTAYSTTLKYRLPTEEKDLEATIRIKNGIANISGSATFGDKETKTDGKDFLSGIYITDGFGSTTSDNTLKSNVFADNYSFDSNGRTAPDYDLGDKVQMPSLSGEQFKDPETGDLYASYVAYVDATALVIEPNNCDLSQATFTCKKPAGGAVDCVTGYGTNKFGFINTSSILNSISVTGLVKLKNDGCTDGFTIGTGAGSDNEKDALYYTGKGTIYTDKSLTIKRSVMPSGGADHKFATKDILGIVTTGEMIIGGSGGDPDLELMGALLSTGKVTVKQSVSIAGTIVADRFTMEQVPTIFEVPALSKNLPKGMPASDAIYNISKIRRKELY, translated from the coding sequence ATGGAAAAAAGACATTTAATAAATATGATAAAAGGCAATCAATCAGGCATGGCATTAGTAATAGCCCTCGTAATCCTTCTTGCCTTAACTGTGCTTGGAATCGGTGCAATTACCTCATCGAGCTTAGATATACTTATCTCAAGCAACGAGAGGATGAGCTTTGAGGCACTTCAGATAGCAGAGGCAGGCTCTGACAGGATTCTATCTGACCTCCTAAGGGATTTCTCCTCTGACACAGACCCAAATAAATGGGCGAATGGAAACTTCGTTACACTTATAAATGGACCGATAACCCTGAATCCTGATACATATTATAATTTTTCTCTTATTATTAATGATGTCATAGCAGACTCCGCTTGGATAACGAATGGAGTAGACCCGTATGGCGGCATCAAGCCACTCGGGGATAAGGCAGGTTACAATGTGCGAATCCTAAGGGATGCAAGTAAACCGGATGAGGTATATGCCCTTATAAGGGCATGGAGGGAAAGGGCTACTGCCAACCTGAATTTAGTAGGAGGTGTTTTGAGGGCTGACAAAAAAATCCTTCTTTATCTTAAGGCAGAGAATATCTCAATATGGGAAAACTCCATATTTTCAGGTGGTGGACAGGGAGGAAAGGTTATTACGGGAAATGTGAAGGTAATAGGTTCTGTCCATATCTTGGGAACTGGACAGGCAGGACAGGTGCTTGCTTTATCAGGAGATACGATAATCGGAAACAATTATGAAGCCGCAGGCACTGCATATAGCACCACTTTAAAGTACAGACTGCCTACTGAGGAAAAAGACTTGGAGGCAACGATAAGAATCAAAAACGGAATTGCCAATATCTCAGGCTCGGCTACATTTGGGGACAAAGAAACTAAGACAGATGGAAAAGACTTTCTTTCTGGAATCTATATTACAGATGGCTTTGGCAGCACTACAAGTGATAACACGCTTAAAAGTAATGTATTTGCGGATAATTATAGTTTTGACTCAAATGGAAGGACAGCACCTGATTACGACTTAGGGGATAAGGTTCAGATGCCTTCTCTTTCCGGAGAGCAGTTCAAAGACCCTGAAACAGGCGACCTTTATGCCAGTTATGTGGCGTATGTGGATGCCACTGCATTGGTGATTGAGCCAAATAATTGTGACCTCTCGCAAGCCACATTCACCTGTAAAAAACCTGCGGGGGGTGCAGTTGACTGTGTAACAGGATATGGCACAAATAAGTTTGGCTTTATCAATACATCATCAATACTTAATAGCATTTCAGTAACAGGTCTTGTGAAATTAAAAAACGACGGATGCACCGATGGTTTTACAATCGGAACGGGAGCAGGCAGTGACAATGAAAAAGATGCCTTATACTACACTGGAAAGGGAACTATCTACACCGATAAGAGCCTGACTATAAAACGCAGTGTAATGCCTTCAGGAGGTGCTGACCATAAATTTGCAACAAAAGATATCTTAGGCATTGTGACCACTGGCGAGATGATTATAGGCGGAAGCGGAGGTGACCCCGATCTTGAGCTCATGGGTGCATTGCTGAGCACGGGGAAGGTTACGGTAAAGCAGTCAGTTTCAATAGCAGGCACTATTGTGGCTGACCGTTTTACCATGGAGCAGGTGCCGACTATATTTGAGGTGCCTGCCTTGAGCAAGAACCTTCCAAAAGGCATGCCTGCCTCG
- a CDS encoding prepilin-type N-terminal cleavage/methylation domain-containing protein, producing MSIKTLRNKRGVTLVELLVVISILTIVIGLIYGIFISQMRSKFWQDQVLTMQQEMRTGMDMLVNELRIANEITRNIGSYTYNGSISFANVLFTADVDADDYLDWVLYTYNGTDKQLLRKSGNIGASAPLNDPNDTGNPLQVIADGITNVTLIYYDASDSPMNYNVQTGAITSLDQNTLGDIRRIKVSITSETKKVNPETGNKLNRTLETSVKLRGEKTWKVSGAGCGILEMSIDKIDIAFCDNEIANITVKIWDLENHRVGYDYKVGETYPYANNSKVKVFPKGGEPLTFSPTDIINVSTTTGSTMINSSDIKTAGTAIEILGSWNPPSPCTYDILTSRTIIVKAGKPWKIAKMDATSTSLKGCSTGCPDQTSTIKAQVTDKCGNPMNGFGLKFDITNAGSFSDSSLLTSTILNTDSSGYTTVIYYAPDTFTSGTNPARITVSDPVDEDSLKDLNSGEASDKSKSLTITLSPCDAKYLIENSSPFAIATTECPNKSFGLNFRVTDACGNPREGELGNLKAVLSRNKAGESVSLTNPDLYTVIYNTPSGCGDGNVDPTITLSHDPAISNTLSAVVSLDQCPMPGLDVSISDPVPAEVVPCYQAPATIKAVLRDSDNCSPWPVKAEFTFENINKTKGESSPDIGGFSISNSPSTTTSTLTVTETDGTAQVYFFGKNDTNKASVGDELKVRAKAKIIYDPEAGAYGREYKDGPDGTYYGDLVHNLLDVIPPTVEAKFMDSTYTTSQSSFFVNCSAGGTAYFEIRDCDSGNPISVLLNSVDINGTQRDSEKISIDEKSPAGSRVFQSSLPVSITTGAGINNGTLLIKNGDWIHVKYTDASDSSIKTASVRAGGFSDNLQASNVFSNGWVNTASHASPNWHQGDSFGSQWLVYNDGTDFDNGATNRGVLNSPVFKLSRASGNYLTFLSSLETEYSFGFDILNSNSSDRRTIHIKRVEDGVSVRLDPDASLAEDSNSKTRNLLHPENIAIDLNTKLDSTWEGKDVQVAFIFNTGSADSNQYKGWFVDNVFIGCAGDITGPAAPVINGTTLTSGKVQIAWSNVTDAAYYALYIDSPDPNVVKSTYDGTLTTNSCTESGKDNCYQYTPPSSLSGTYDFYMMALDSSLNPGSFSAKYTDTSELVLTAQMTCYEKVASGAEGKNKIMVKGKVKNLDGTLISDAKVNFQAKGDSSLATDTWSLITNASGAYCGSNEYPDDGTNPTPFSNTDKLIETSFQATKADYTSSSPQPFVNEQACTCP from the coding sequence ATGAGTATAAAGACCCTAAGAAACAAAAGAGGCGTTACGCTTGTAGAGCTTTTAGTAGTTATCTCCATACTTACAATAGTAATCGGACTTATATACGGAATTTTCATAAGCCAGATGCGCTCTAAATTCTGGCAGGACCAGGTACTTACCATGCAGCAGGAGATGAGAACAGGCATGGACATGCTTGTCAACGAGCTCAGGATTGCAAATGAGATTACAAGAAATATCGGAAGTTATACTTATAACGGAAGTATTTCATTTGCGAATGTGCTTTTTACAGCAGATGTCGATGCAGATGACTATCTTGACTGGGTGCTTTATACATATAACGGCACAGACAAACAACTGCTAAGGAAAAGTGGAAATATTGGCGCTTCAGCCCCTCTTAATGACCCCAATGACACAGGTAATCCATTACAGGTGATTGCCGATGGTATAACTAATGTCACCCTCATTTATTATGATGCCTCTGACTCTCCAATGAACTATAATGTTCAAACCGGAGCCATCACATCGCTTGACCAGAACACTTTAGGCGATATAAGGCGCATAAAGGTCTCCATAACATCTGAGACCAAAAAGGTAAACCCGGAGACAGGCAATAAACTCAACAGGACATTAGAGACAAGCGTTAAACTTAGAGGGGAAAAGACATGGAAGGTCTCTGGTGCAGGCTGTGGAATCTTAGAGATGTCTATAGATAAGATTGACATTGCATTTTGTGACAATGAGATTGCCAATATCACTGTAAAAATCTGGGACTTAGAGAACCACAGAGTAGGCTATGACTACAAAGTCGGTGAGACCTATCCTTATGCGAACAATTCTAAGGTAAAGGTCTTTCCTAAGGGTGGAGAGCCTCTCACATTTTCACCCACTGATATAATAAATGTATCAACGACAACAGGCTCTACAATGATAAATAGCAGTGATATCAAGACCGCAGGAACTGCTATAGAGATTTTAGGCTCATGGAATCCTCCATCTCCCTGCACCTATGACATCCTGACCTCAAGAACAATAATAGTTAAAGCAGGCAAGCCATGGAAGATTGCCAAGATGGATGCGACCTCTACTTCTCTTAAAGGATGCTCAACAGGCTGTCCGGATCAGACATCAACAATCAAGGCACAGGTTACCGATAAATGCGGAAATCCGATGAATGGCTTTGGACTCAAATTTGATATTACGAATGCAGGAAGTTTTTCGGATTCGTCTCTACTTACATCTACCATTTTAAACACAGATTCAAGTGGCTATACCACTGTCATATATTATGCTCCTGATACTTTCACATCTGGAACGAATCCGGCACGCATAACAGTTAGCGACCCTGTGGATGAAGATTCTCTAAAGGACCTGAACTCAGGAGAGGCATCTGACAAGTCAAAGTCCTTGACTATAACCCTTTCTCCATGCGATGCAAAATACCTTATAGAGAACTCAAGCCCCTTTGCTATAGCCACTACAGAATGCCCAAATAAATCCTTTGGACTTAATTTTAGGGTAACAGATGCCTGTGGCAACCCAAGAGAAGGAGAGTTAGGAAACCTAAAGGCAGTCCTTTCAAGAAACAAGGCAGGGGAGAGTGTCTCTTTGACAAATCCCGATTTATATACTGTAATATACAATACACCCTCTGGGTGTGGGGATGGAAATGTGGACCCAACTATTACTCTATCTCATGACCCTGCTATTTCAAATACACTTTCAGCAGTTGTTAGCCTTGACCAGTGTCCTATGCCTGGGTTGGATGTGAGTATTTCAGACCCTGTTCCAGCAGAGGTTGTTCCCTGCTATCAGGCGCCAGCCACTATCAAGGCGGTTCTTAGGGACTCGGATAACTGTAGTCCATGGCCCGTGAAGGCTGAATTTACATTTGAAAATATAAATAAAACCAAAGGGGAGTCCTCTCCAGATATAGGAGGATTTAGCATAAGTAACTCTCCTTCTACTACGACCTCTACCCTTACGGTTACCGAGACCGATGGCACAGCTCAAGTTTATTTCTTTGGAAAAAATGACACTAACAAGGCATCGGTTGGCGATGAGCTTAAGGTTAGGGCTAAGGCAAAGATAATATACGACCCAGAAGCAGGGGCTTATGGCAGAGAATATAAAGACGGGCCAGATGGGACTTACTATGGCGACTTGGTACATAATCTTCTGGATGTCATTCCGCCCACTGTGGAAGCTAAGTTTATGGACAGCACTTATACCACTTCTCAGAGCAGTTTCTTCGTTAACTGCTCAGCCGGAGGAACTGCTTATTTCGAGATAAGGGATTGCGATTCAGGCAATCCCATATCAGTGCTGCTAAACAGTGTTGACATAAACGGAACTCAGAGGGATTCCGAGAAGATTAGCATCGATGAAAAATCTCCAGCGGGCTCAAGGGTCTTTCAGAGCTCATTGCCTGTGAGCATCACTACTGGAGCAGGCATAAATAACGGAACCCTTCTAATTAAAAACGGAGACTGGATACATGTGAAGTATACCGATGCCTCGGACAGCTCCATAAAGACTGCATCAGTCAGGGCAGGCGGATTTTCAGATAACCTTCAGGCAAGCAATGTATTTTCAAACGGTTGGGTAAACACTGCTTCTCATGCCTCACCTAACTGGCATCAGGGAGACTCATTCGGAAGCCAGTGGCTTGTATATAATGACGGCACTGACTTTGACAATGGCGCTACAAACCGGGGAGTCCTCAACTCACCTGTATTCAAGCTAAGCAGAGCCTCGGGAAATTACCTTACATTCCTCAGCTCTTTGGAAACCGAGTATTCATTTGGGTTCGACATTCTTAATAGTAATTCTTCGGACAGAAGGACAATACATATCAAGAGGGTTGAAGACGGCGTAAGTGTAAGGCTTGACCCTGATGCCTCATTGGCCGAAGATTCTAATTCTAAGACACGAAACCTTTTACACCCTGAAAATATTGCCATAGACCTGAATACTAAACTTGACAGCACATGGGAGGGAAAGGATGTTCAGGTCGCATTTATATTTAATACTGGGAGTGCGGACTCTAACCAGTATAAAGGCTGGTTTGTTGATAATGTCTTTATAGGCTGTGCGGGTGATATTACAGGGCCTGCGGCGCCTGTAATTAATGGCACGACCCTTACATCAGGCAAGGTTCAGATTGCATGGAGCAATGTTACAGATGCGGCTTATTATGCCCTTTATATAGACTCCCCTGACCCCAATGTTGTGAAAAGCACTTATGATGGAACGCTAACAACTAATTCCTGCACAGAGTCAGGAAAGGATAACTGCTATCAATACACGCCTCCTTCAAGCCTTAGCGGGACATATGATTTCTATATGATGGCATTGGATTCCTCTCTTAATCCGGGGAGTTTTTCGGCTAAATACACAGACACAAGCGAGTTGGTGCTTACTGCACAAATGACATGTTATGAAAAGGTCGCTTCCGGAGCAGAAGGTAAAAATAAGATTATGGTGAAGGGGAAAGTGAAAAATCTGGATGGAACCCTGATAAGCGATGCTAAAGTTAACTTTCAGGCTAAAGGGGACTCATCGTTAGCAACCGATACATGGTCATTGATTACAAATGCCTCAGGCGCTTATTGTGGGTCAAACGAATACCCAGATGATGGGACGAACCCGACGCCTTTCAGCAATACAGATAAACTTATAGAGACCTCGTTTCAGGCAACAAAGGCGGACTATACATCAAGCTCTCCTCAGCCGTTTGTTAACGAGCAGGCATGCACATGCCCATAA
- a CDS encoding prepilin-type N-terminal cleavage/methylation domain-containing protein, with protein sequence MNKPKLNKDGFSLVELMIAMTILAYGLLAVAQMQVIAIRGNTDSGRLAEATNFLQEKLEEFRQPSAFFITRTATGFANQATVNDLTNNKTTNDAQLDCASNTEPGCAGYEPDWTETLPPPTTPNPRGNTYTRIVNVRNICEDSDAPPCNNEEALAKEVNVIITWTEGGIAHKISSRTLVTGKDREFF encoded by the coding sequence ATGAATAAACCTAAACTTAATAAGGATGGCTTTAGCTTAGTGGAGCTTATGATAGCCATGACAATACTTGCCTATGGCTTACTTGCAGTTGCCCAGATGCAAGTCATTGCCATAAGAGGCAACACTGACTCAGGCAGGCTGGCTGAGGCAACAAACTTCCTTCAGGAAAAATTAGAAGAGTTCAGACAGCCCTCTGCCTTTTTTATAACCAGAACTGCTACGGGATTTGCCAATCAAGCAACAGTTAACGACCTTACAAACAATAAGACCACTAACGATGCGCAGCTCGACTGTGCATCTAATACCGAGCCCGGCTGTGCCGGCTATGAGCCCGACTGGACGGAGACACTTCCCCCCCCCACCACACCGAATCCAAGAGGTAATACATATACGAGGATTGTAAATGTCAGAAATATCTGTGAAGACAGCGATGCTCCCCCATGCAATAACGAGGAGGCACTGGCGAAAGAAGTAAATGTAATAATCACATGGACAGAAGGGGGTATAGCTCACAAGATATCCTCACGGACATTAGTAACAGGAAAGGACAGGGAGTTCTTCTAA
- a CDS encoding prepilin-type N-terminal cleavage/methylation domain-containing protein — MRIKRKADRGVTLIELVVVILIIGIIAGLGTEYLIGFRSKYRIDTSAKDMAGRLRLAKTLCISKNMSVTTIFNTLDDSYYSFLDASNLGAWDSGEEYVNLDSGAVSAYNISLKEMHTDVSMYNAVFGGRASITVSPPSGLPNVTMFPPSLTNGVVCMSTEIDTDGGNDDFEYRRLTVTPVTGRIKLWRGKSGDINRATPECAPPNYTNWEEQ, encoded by the coding sequence ATGAGGATTAAAAGAAAGGCAGATAGAGGCGTTACGCTCATAGAGCTTGTAGTCGTTATCCTTATTATCGGGATAATCGCTGGGCTTGGAACAGAGTATCTTATAGGGTTTCGCTCCAAATACAGGATTGATACCTCTGCTAAGGATATGGCAGGCAGGCTGAGGCTGGCAAAAACATTATGCATCTCAAAGAACATGTCTGTTACTACAATCTTTAACACACTAGATGACTCGTATTACTCGTTTTTAGATGCCAGCAACCTTGGCGCATGGGATTCAGGAGAGGAATATGTCAATTTAGATAGTGGAGCTGTAAGCGCATACAATATCTCGTTAAAGGAGATGCACACAGATGTTAGTATGTATAATGCAGTCTTTGGCGGTCGGGCTTCAATCACAGTATCCCCACCCTCAGGACTGCCTAATGTAACCATGTTTCCTCCGTCCTTAACAAATGGTGTGGTCTGCATGAGCACAGAGATAGACACCGACGGAGGAAATGACGATTTTGAATACAGGAGGCTCACCGTAACCCCTGTAACAGGCAGGATAAAGCTCTGGAGAGGAAAAAGCGGCGACATAAACAGGGCTACTCCTGAGTGTGCTCCTCCTAACTACACAAACTGGGAAGAGCAATAG